From Hydra vulgaris chromosome 15, alternate assembly HydraT2T_AEP, one genomic window encodes:
- the LOC100215710 gene encoding nucleolar protein 58 isoform X3: MKMHSSATKKLFCLFLFLLVVLTVDSLFVSAGNMGPGKKSISSVKKSPPWNKFGAFVKSKLAKSKREMSNSDGSESNESEELTARELNKLILNMIEESDLSDLQDQKKEEELPRFDKKETTEINSNEDKKDELPRFDKRESNEIKKELPRFDKRESDSIKSEEVKKEAIDKDEEKSWRELIGWLVSSEKNNELPMSFIGKRRLDDAKKSLA, encoded by the exons ATGAAAATGCATTCTTCGGCaacgaaaaaacttttttgcttatTTCTCTTTCTCTTGGTTGTACTAACAGTAGACAGCTTATTTGTTAGTGCAGGAAATATGGGACCaggtaaaaaaagtatatcctctgtaaaaaaaagtcctcCATGGAACAAGTTTGGGGCCTTTGTTAAGTCAAAACTTGCGAAATCTAAACGTGAAATGTCA aaCAGTGATGGTTCAGAATCTAATGAAAGTGAAGAATTAACTGCACGTGAGCTAAACAAACTCATTTTAAATATGATTGAAGAAAGCGATTTGTCAGATTTACAAGATcagaaaaaagaagaagaa cTACCaagatttgataaaaaagaaacaactgaAATTAACTCAAATGAAGATAAAAAAGATGAG TTGCCAAGATTTGATAAGAGAGAAtcaaatgaaatcaaaaaagag cTGCCAAGGTTTGACAAAAGAGAATCAGATTCTATTAAATCAgaagaagtaaaaaaagaagCG atTGATAAGGATGAAGAAAAATCATGGCGTGAACTTATTGGTTGGCTAGTaagttctgaaaaaaataatgag CTTCCAATGAGTTTTATTGGAAAAAGACGACTGGATGACGCAAAGAA
- the LOC100215710 gene encoding nucleolar protein 58 isoform X4 has product MKMHSSATKKLFCLFLFLLVVLTVDSLFVSAGNMGPGKKSISSVKKSPPWNKFGAFVKSKLAKSKREMSNSDGSESNESEELTARELNKLILNMIEESDLSDLQDQKKEEELPRFDKKETTEINSNEDKKDELPRFDKRESNEIKKELPRFDKRESDSIKSEEVKKEAIDKDEEKSWRELIGWLVSSEKNNEVTQDEKKELPMSFIGKRRLDDAKKSLA; this is encoded by the exons ATGAAAATGCATTCTTCGGCaacgaaaaaacttttttgcttatTTCTCTTTCTCTTGGTTGTACTAACAGTAGACAGCTTATTTGTTAGTGCAGGAAATATGGGACCaggtaaaaaaagtatatcctctgtaaaaaaaagtcctcCATGGAACAAGTTTGGGGCCTTTGTTAAGTCAAAACTTGCGAAATCTAAACGTGAAATGTCA aaCAGTGATGGTTCAGAATCTAATGAAAGTGAAGAATTAACTGCACGTGAGCTAAACAAACTCATTTTAAATATGATTGAAGAAAGCGATTTGTCAGATTTACAAGATcagaaaaaagaagaagaa cTACCaagatttgataaaaaagaaacaactgaAATTAACTCAAATGAAGATAAAAAAGATGAG TTGCCAAGATTTGATAAGAGAGAAtcaaatgaaatcaaaaaagag cTGCCAAGGTTTGACAAAAGAGAATCAGATTCTATTAAATCAgaagaagtaaaaaaagaagCG atTGATAAGGATGAAGAAAAATCATGGCGTGAACTTATTGGTTGGCTAGTaagttctgaaaaaaataatgaggTAACGcaagatgaaaaaaaagaa CTTCCAATGAGTTTTATTGGAAAAAGACGACTGGATGACGCAAAGAA